A region of Helicoverpa zea isolate HzStark_Cry1AcR chromosome 16, ilHelZeax1.1, whole genome shotgun sequence DNA encodes the following proteins:
- the LOC124637370 gene encoding exosome complex component RRP40 gives MKVSIGDVVLPGDHCEEIAAVGEKSKVILGPGLRKEIDGIFVTKAGTLRKRPPNTYWVDNYQKRYIPARGENVIGIVIQKAGDIFRVDVGASCTASLSYLSFEGATKKNRPKVLLGDVVYAKMLVASKDMEPEIVCVDSHGKKGRLGVLEDGFVFKCSLNLIRKILNPECPLLDSLKNEWPFELAAGMNGRIWIKANTMRETIALGNAILGSEYLSNDEIKSMCTNIAGILTGHIS, from the coding sequence ATGAAAGTATCAATTGGAGACGTAGTTCTGCCGGGAGATCACTGTGAAGAAATAGCCGCAGTTGGCGAGAAAAGTAAAGTTATACTCGGGCCTGGACTTCGAAAGGAAATCGACGGCATTTTCGTTACGAAAGCTGGGACTTTAAGGAAACGGCCACCTAACACATACTGGGTGGACAACTATCAGAAGCGGTACATTCCAGCACGCGGGGAAAATGTCATAGGAATCGTGATTCAAAAGGCAGGAGATATTTTTCGAGTTGACGTTGGAGCCAGTTGCACAGCGTCTCTATCTTACCTGTCCTTCGAAGGAGCTACGAAGAAGAACAGGCCTAAAGTACTGTTGGGTGACGTCGTCTACGCTAAAATGCTTGTAGCCAGTAAAGACATGGAACCAGAGATAGTTTGCGTCGATTCTCACGGGAAGAAGGGCCGCTTGGGCGTACTAGAAGACGGATTCGTATTTAAATGCTCATTAAATTTAATCAGGAAGATATTGAACCCTGAATGTCCATTATTAGACTCTTTGAAGAATGAGTGGCCTTTTGAGTTAGCAGCAGGCATGAACGGAAGGATATGGATAAAGGCTAATACTATGAGAGAAACTATTGCACTAGGAAATGCAATTTTAGGCTCAGAATATCTAAGTAATGATGAGATCAAAAGCATGTGCACAAACATTGCTGGTATATTGACTGgacatatttcataa
- the LOC124637369 gene encoding kinase suppressor of Ras 1 isoform X2, whose product MDAENEYEKKRVREAIQTIETIQSMIDVSADRLEGLRTQCSTSAELTQQEIRTLEGKLVKHFSRQLVIKASFGEELRRELGDVPCLAQWLRVVGLSPEAIEAVCSRVASLETLRERSDHEMRALLAGARDEEVLRLCRAMQRLRSYIEALGRGEGGAELQLFWDSWERQARASPRPPRARHANHDHHGTPHNKKGGKSPPTPVAKRKQNSSLPAPAALTKSRSHESQLSVRPDASDLSDNSQSSAVGTGEVTPPASPHDTESDNTPQHRPLAYYNNNVAVVAPRSPRTPTVSRCMAHDIAHRFTKTFNMIATCDYCDKQMLFGSGLKCKECKFKCHRDCESKVPPSCGLPPEFVDAFKEKFHKDGGYYGYVSPTPGRGSGFLSSLTHRRRPHAPPAPHHQGGPDSSSNTSSCNSSTPSSPALAPPLTPHHPHHPHHPPTTKQQFHFPVKPVVSSPNHVAVQSPARHHDKEDLTASVKSGDSSRCVSLSGSGSTDSGGCQRGDSLDMSNKHGDSRWPRQNSLSMKEWDIPYDELKLFEVIGTGRFGTVYRGSWHGAVAVKVLHVLSDDCVPLDTFKHEVATFRKTRHENLVLFMGACMKPPRLAIVTSLCKGMTLYTHIHLRKDKFTANKSVIVAQQISQGMGYLHARGIIHKDLKTKNIFLENGKVVITDFGLFSVTKLCFGNKLVQSLRGDSLGIPAGWLCYLAPELCRALTPHASLHLPFSKATDVYAFGTVWYELLCGEYPFKSQPPEAVIWQVGKGVKQSLANMQASRDIKDILMLCWSYRSAERPDFPHLLSTLQKLPRKRLARSPSHPVHLSRSADSVF is encoded by the exons ATGGATGCAGAGAACGAGTACGAAAAAAAGAGAGTTCGTGAGGCCATACAAACGATAGAGACTATCCAGTCCATGATCGACGTTTCAGCTGATAGACTCGAGGGTTTACGGACACAATGCTCGACGAGCGCCGAGCTGACGCAGCAGGAGATCCGGACCCTGGAG GGCAAGCTAGTGAAGCACTTCTCCCGACAGCTGGTGATCAAGGCCAGCTTCGGTGAGGAGTTGCGGCGTGAGCTCGGCGATGTGCCGTGTCTTGCGCAATGGCTACGAGTTGTGGGGCTCAGCCCCGAGGCTATCGAG GCGGTATGTTCCCGCGTGGCGTCGTTGGAGACGCTGCGGGAGCGCTCCGACCACGAGATGCGCGCGCTGCTCGCCGGCGCCCGCGACGAGGAGGTGCTGCGCCTGTGCCGCGCCATGCAGCGCCTCAGGTCTTATATAG AGGCGCTGGGTCGCGGCGAGGGCGGCGCGGAGCTGCAGCTGTTCTGGGACTCGTGGGAGCGGCAGGCGCGGGCGTCGCCGCGGCCGCCGCGTGCGAGGCACGCCAACCACGACCACCACGGCACGCCGCATAATAAGAAAG GTGGCAAGTCTCCCCCCACCCCTGTGGCGAAGCGGAAACAGAACAGCAGTctgcccgcgcccgccgcgctcACCAAGTCACGCTCGCACGAGTCGCAGCTGTCCGTCAGACCTGATGCTTCAGACCTCAG CGACAACAGCCAATCCTCAGCCGTGGGAACAGGCGAGGTGACTCCCCCCGCCTCACCTCATGACACTGAATCCGACAACACGCCACAACATCGACCCCTAGCCTACTACAATAATAAC GTGGCGGTCGTGGCCCCGCGGTCGCCGCGGACGCCGACGGTGTCGCGCTGCATGGCGCATGACATCGCGCATCGCTTCACCAAGACCTTCAACATGATCGCGACCTGCGATTACTGTGATAAGCAGATGCTTTTCGGTTCGGGACTCAAGTGTAAGGAGTGCAAGTTTAAATGTCACAG GGATTGCGAGAGTAAAGTACCCCCCTCTTGTGGTCTACCGCCCGAGTTTGTGGATGCTTTCAAAGAAAAGTTCCATAAAGACG GCGGTTACTACGGCTACGTGTCGCCGACGCCGGGCCGCGGCTCGGGCTTCCTGTCGTCGCTCACGCACCGCCGCCGCccgcacgcgccgcccgcgccacACCATCAG GGCGGTCCCGACTCATCCTCCAACACGTCATCGTGCAACAGCTCGACGCCGTCATCCCCTGCGCTTGCGCCGCCGCTCACCCCCCACCATCCGCATCATCCCCACCACCCACCCACTACGAAGCAGCAGTTTCATTTCCCTG TAAAGCCGGTGGTGTCGAGCCCCAACCACGTGGCGGTGCAGTCGCCCGCCCGGCACCACGACAAGGAAGATCTCACCGCTAGTGTTAAAAGTG GCGACAGTTCCCGCTGCGTGTCGCTGTCGGGCTCGGGCTCGACGGACAGCGGCGGCTGTCAGCGCGGCGACTCGCTCGACATGTCCAACAAGCACGGCGACTCGCGGTGGCCCAGGCAGAATAGT CTATCAATGAAAGAATGGGACATACCGTACGACGAGCTGAAGCTGTTCGAAGTGATCGGCACGGGCCGCTTCGGCACGGTGTACCGCGGCAGCTGGCACGGCGCCGTGGCCGTCAAGGTGCTGCACGTGCTCAGCGACGACTGCGTGCCGCTCGACACATTCAAGCACGAG GTGGCGACATTCCGCAAGACCCGCCACGAGAACCTCGTCCTGTTCATGGGCGCCTGCATGAAGCCGCCGCGGCTGGCGATAGTGACGTCACTGTGCAAGGGCATGACGCTGTACACGCACATCCACCTGCGCAAAGACAAGTTCACCGCCAACAAGAGCGTCATCGTTGCGCAACAGATATCTCAG GGTATGGGCTACCTCCACGCACGAGGCATCATTCACAAGGACCTGAAAACCAAGAACATCTTCTTAGAAAACGGCAAAGTGGTGATCACGGACTTCGGCCTCTTCAGTGTTACCAAACTTTGTTTTGGAAACAAGTTAGTACAAAG TCTGCGCGGCGACAGCCTGGGCATCCCGGCGGGCTGGCTGTGCTACCTGGCGCCCGAGCTGTGTCGCGCGCTGACGCCGCATGCCAGCCTGCACCTGCCCTTCTCCAAGGCTACAGACGTCTACGCATTCGG TACGGTGTGGTACGAGCTGCTATGCGGTGAATACCCGTTCAAGAGCCAGCCGCCCGAGGCCGTCATCTGGCAGGTCGGCAAGGGCGTCAAACAGTCACTCGCTAATATGCAGGCCTCCAGAGATATTAAG GACATCCTAATGCTATGCTGGTCGTACCGCTCAGCAGAGCGGCCGGACTTCCCGCACCTGCTGTCCACGCTGCAGAAGCTCCCGCGCAAGCGCCTCGCGCGGTCACCCTCGCATCCCGTGCATCTGTCCCGGTCTGCTGACTCCGTCTTCTGA
- the LOC124637368 gene encoding probable RNA 3'-terminal phosphate cyclase-like protein, producing MLATVRNDLLVYKGSNFFRQRLLLATLSGRAIKIEEIRSTHDDPGLREYEVSLIRLLDKVTNGTRVELSQTGTSVYYQPGILVGGQVTHSCSTQRGIGYYLEILLALGPFCKEPLNAVLQGVTHSDLDVSVDKIKTAALPVLLKFILVDDGLELKVVRRGAPPLGGGEVVFKCPVRRSLRPLQWSQWGLVKRIRGVVYALRVSPTMANRVVEAAKGVMLNFLPDVYINTDQCRGSNAGKSPGFGISLVAETNEKTFYCAEAKSTDVGTGDITLPEDLGRECAQRLLDEIHRGGAVDSAFQWLVALWMALGQKDVSECIVGPLSDYTITFLQHLKEFFGVMFKLEVQRSDASDEESDGSDDEGITPASKIKMTCVGIGYVNISKRTL from the exons ATGTTAGCGACAGTGCGTAATGACTTATTAGTTTATAAGGGCAGCAATTTCTTTCGTCAAAGATTATTGCTGGCTACGTTAAGTGGTCGTGCAATTAAAATAGAAGAGATTCGTAGCACGCATGATGACCCGGGTCTTCGGGAGTACGAAGTGAGTTTAATACGACTGCTGGATAAGGTGACGAACGGTACACGAGTGGAACTGAGTCAGACGGGTACTTCTGTGTATTATCAGCCCGGGATTTTAGTTGGTGGACAAGTTACACACAGTTGTAGCACGCAAAGGGGTATAG GTTATTACTTAGAAATCCTGCTAGCATTGGGTCCATTCTGCAAAGAGCCATTGAACGCGGTGCTACAGGGAGTGACCCACAGTGATCTGGATGTGTCAGTGGACAAAATCAAGACTGCCGCCCTGCCTGTGCTGCTGAAGTTCATATTAGTTGACGATGGACTGGAGCTTAAAGTTGTGAGAAGAG ggGCACCCCCTCTCGGCGGAGGTGAAGTAGTATTCAAGTGTCCAGTGAGGCGCAGTCTGAGGCCACTGCAGTGGTCACAGTGGGGCCTCGTGAAGAGAATACGAGGCGTGGTGTACGCACTGCGAGTGTCTCCTACCATGGCTAATAGAGTTGTGGAGGCAGCTAAGGGG gtAATGTTGAACTTCCTACCAGACGTGTACATCAACACAGACCAGTGCCGGGGCTCCAACGCGGGCAAGAGTCCCGGATTCGGTATCAGTCTAGTCGCCGAGACCAACGAGAAGACATTCTACTGTGCTGAGGCT AAATCGACAGACGTAGGCACCGGCGACATCACTCTCCCCGAGGACCTAGGCCGCGAGTGTGCACAGCGCTTGCTTGACGAGATCCACCGCGGCGGCGCCGTGGACTCCGCCTTCCAGTGGCTGGTGGCGCTCTGGATGGCGTTAGGCCAGAAGGATGTCAGCGAATGTATT gtggGACCTCTATCAGACTACACAATAACATTCCTGCAACACCTCAAAGAGTTCTTCGGCGTGATGTTCAAGTTAGAAGTGCAGCGGTCTGACGCGTCTGACGAGGAGTCTGACGGTTCTGACGACGAGGGTATTACTCCTGCTAGCAAGATCAAAATGACATGCGTCGGTATAGGTTATGTTAATATTAGTAAGAGGACTTTATAA
- the LOC124637369 gene encoding kinase suppressor of Ras 1 isoform X1, which produces MDAENEYEKKRVREAIQTIETIQSMIDVSADRLEGLRTQCSTSAELTQQEIRTLEGKLVKHFSRQLVIKASFGEELRRELGDVPCLAQWLRVVGLSPEAIEAVCSRVASLETLRERSDHEMRALLAGARDEEVLRLCRAMQRLRSYIEALGRGEGGAELQLFWDSWERQARASPRPPRARHANHDHHGTPHNKKGGKSPPTPVAKRKQNSSLPAPAALTKSRSHESQLSVRPDASDLSDNSQSSAVGTGEVTPPASPHDTESDNTPQHRPLAYYNNNVAVVAPRSPRTPTVSRCMAHDIAHRFTKTFNMIATCDYCDKQMLFGSGLKCKECKFKCHRDCESKVPPSCGLPPEFVDAFKEKFHKDGGYYGYVSPTPGRGSGFLSSLTHRRRPHAPPAPHHQGGPDSSSNTSSCNSSTPSSPALAPPLTPHHPHHPHHPPTTKQQFHFPEVKPVVSSPNHVAVQSPARHHDKEDLTASVKSGDSSRCVSLSGSGSTDSGGCQRGDSLDMSNKHGDSRWPRQNSLSMKEWDIPYDELKLFEVIGTGRFGTVYRGSWHGAVAVKVLHVLSDDCVPLDTFKHEVATFRKTRHENLVLFMGACMKPPRLAIVTSLCKGMTLYTHIHLRKDKFTANKSVIVAQQISQGMGYLHARGIIHKDLKTKNIFLENGKVVITDFGLFSVTKLCFGNKLVQSLRGDSLGIPAGWLCYLAPELCRALTPHASLHLPFSKATDVYAFGTVWYELLCGEYPFKSQPPEAVIWQVGKGVKQSLANMQASRDIKDILMLCWSYRSAERPDFPHLLSTLQKLPRKRLARSPSHPVHLSRSADSVF; this is translated from the exons ATGGATGCAGAGAACGAGTACGAAAAAAAGAGAGTTCGTGAGGCCATACAAACGATAGAGACTATCCAGTCCATGATCGACGTTTCAGCTGATAGACTCGAGGGTTTACGGACACAATGCTCGACGAGCGCCGAGCTGACGCAGCAGGAGATCCGGACCCTGGAG GGCAAGCTAGTGAAGCACTTCTCCCGACAGCTGGTGATCAAGGCCAGCTTCGGTGAGGAGTTGCGGCGTGAGCTCGGCGATGTGCCGTGTCTTGCGCAATGGCTACGAGTTGTGGGGCTCAGCCCCGAGGCTATCGAG GCGGTATGTTCCCGCGTGGCGTCGTTGGAGACGCTGCGGGAGCGCTCCGACCACGAGATGCGCGCGCTGCTCGCCGGCGCCCGCGACGAGGAGGTGCTGCGCCTGTGCCGCGCCATGCAGCGCCTCAGGTCTTATATAG AGGCGCTGGGTCGCGGCGAGGGCGGCGCGGAGCTGCAGCTGTTCTGGGACTCGTGGGAGCGGCAGGCGCGGGCGTCGCCGCGGCCGCCGCGTGCGAGGCACGCCAACCACGACCACCACGGCACGCCGCATAATAAGAAAG GTGGCAAGTCTCCCCCCACCCCTGTGGCGAAGCGGAAACAGAACAGCAGTctgcccgcgcccgccgcgctcACCAAGTCACGCTCGCACGAGTCGCAGCTGTCCGTCAGACCTGATGCTTCAGACCTCAG CGACAACAGCCAATCCTCAGCCGTGGGAACAGGCGAGGTGACTCCCCCCGCCTCACCTCATGACACTGAATCCGACAACACGCCACAACATCGACCCCTAGCCTACTACAATAATAAC GTGGCGGTCGTGGCCCCGCGGTCGCCGCGGACGCCGACGGTGTCGCGCTGCATGGCGCATGACATCGCGCATCGCTTCACCAAGACCTTCAACATGATCGCGACCTGCGATTACTGTGATAAGCAGATGCTTTTCGGTTCGGGACTCAAGTGTAAGGAGTGCAAGTTTAAATGTCACAG GGATTGCGAGAGTAAAGTACCCCCCTCTTGTGGTCTACCGCCCGAGTTTGTGGATGCTTTCAAAGAAAAGTTCCATAAAGACG GCGGTTACTACGGCTACGTGTCGCCGACGCCGGGCCGCGGCTCGGGCTTCCTGTCGTCGCTCACGCACCGCCGCCGCccgcacgcgccgcccgcgccacACCATCAG GGCGGTCCCGACTCATCCTCCAACACGTCATCGTGCAACAGCTCGACGCCGTCATCCCCTGCGCTTGCGCCGCCGCTCACCCCCCACCATCCGCATCATCCCCACCACCCACCCACTACGAAGCAGCAGTTTCATTTCCCTG AAGTAAAGCCGGTGGTGTCGAGCCCCAACCACGTGGCGGTGCAGTCGCCCGCCCGGCACCACGACAAGGAAGATCTCACCGCTAGTGTTAAAAGTG GCGACAGTTCCCGCTGCGTGTCGCTGTCGGGCTCGGGCTCGACGGACAGCGGCGGCTGTCAGCGCGGCGACTCGCTCGACATGTCCAACAAGCACGGCGACTCGCGGTGGCCCAGGCAGAATAGT CTATCAATGAAAGAATGGGACATACCGTACGACGAGCTGAAGCTGTTCGAAGTGATCGGCACGGGCCGCTTCGGCACGGTGTACCGCGGCAGCTGGCACGGCGCCGTGGCCGTCAAGGTGCTGCACGTGCTCAGCGACGACTGCGTGCCGCTCGACACATTCAAGCACGAG GTGGCGACATTCCGCAAGACCCGCCACGAGAACCTCGTCCTGTTCATGGGCGCCTGCATGAAGCCGCCGCGGCTGGCGATAGTGACGTCACTGTGCAAGGGCATGACGCTGTACACGCACATCCACCTGCGCAAAGACAAGTTCACCGCCAACAAGAGCGTCATCGTTGCGCAACAGATATCTCAG GGTATGGGCTACCTCCACGCACGAGGCATCATTCACAAGGACCTGAAAACCAAGAACATCTTCTTAGAAAACGGCAAAGTGGTGATCACGGACTTCGGCCTCTTCAGTGTTACCAAACTTTGTTTTGGAAACAAGTTAGTACAAAG TCTGCGCGGCGACAGCCTGGGCATCCCGGCGGGCTGGCTGTGCTACCTGGCGCCCGAGCTGTGTCGCGCGCTGACGCCGCATGCCAGCCTGCACCTGCCCTTCTCCAAGGCTACAGACGTCTACGCATTCGG TACGGTGTGGTACGAGCTGCTATGCGGTGAATACCCGTTCAAGAGCCAGCCGCCCGAGGCCGTCATCTGGCAGGTCGGCAAGGGCGTCAAACAGTCACTCGCTAATATGCAGGCCTCCAGAGATATTAAG GACATCCTAATGCTATGCTGGTCGTACCGCTCAGCAGAGCGGCCGGACTTCCCGCACCTGCTGTCCACGCTGCAGAAGCTCCCGCGCAAGCGCCTCGCGCGGTCACCCTCGCATCCCGTGCATCTGTCCCGGTCTGCTGACTCCGTCTTCTGA
- the LOC124637369 gene encoding kinase suppressor of Ras 1 isoform X3 → MDAENEYEKKRVREAIQTIETIQSMIDVSADRLEGLRTQCSTSAELTQQEIRTLEGKLVKHFSRQLVIKASFGEELRRELGDVPCLAQWLRVVGLSPEAIEAVCSRVASLETLRERSDHEMRALLAGARDEEVLRLCRAMQRLRSYIEALGRGEGGAELQLFWDSWERQARASPRPPRARHANHDHHGTPHNKKGGKSPPTPVAKRKQNSSLPAPAALTKSRSHESQLSVRPDASDLSDNSQSSAVGTGEVTPPASPHDTESDNTPQHRPLAYYNNNVAVVAPRSPRTPTVSRCMAHDIAHRFTKTFNMIATCDYCDKQMLFGSGLKCKECKFKCHRDCESKVPPSCGLPPEFVDAFKEKFHKDGGYYGYVSPTPGRGSGFLSSLTHRRRPHAPPAPHHQGGPDSSSNTSSCNSSTPSSPALAPPLTPHHPHHPHHPPTTKQQFHFPEVKPVVSSPNHVAVQSPARHHDKEDLTASVKSGDSSRCVSLSGSGSTDSGGCQRGDSLDMSNKHGDSRWPRQNSLSMKEWDIPYDELKLFEVIGTGRFGTVYRGSWHGAVAVKVLHVLSDDCVPLDTFKHEVATFRKTRHENLVLFMGACMKPPRLAIVTSLCKGMTLYTHIHLRKDKFTANKSVIVAQQISQGMGYLHARGIIHKDLKTKNIFLENGKVVITDFGLFSVTKLCFGNNLRGDSLGIPAGWLCYLAPELCRALTPHASLHLPFSKATDVYAFGTVWYELLCGEYPFKSQPPEAVIWQVGKGVKQSLANMQASRDIKDILMLCWSYRSAERPDFPHLLSTLQKLPRKRLARSPSHPVHLSRSADSVF, encoded by the exons ATGGATGCAGAGAACGAGTACGAAAAAAAGAGAGTTCGTGAGGCCATACAAACGATAGAGACTATCCAGTCCATGATCGACGTTTCAGCTGATAGACTCGAGGGTTTACGGACACAATGCTCGACGAGCGCCGAGCTGACGCAGCAGGAGATCCGGACCCTGGAG GGCAAGCTAGTGAAGCACTTCTCCCGACAGCTGGTGATCAAGGCCAGCTTCGGTGAGGAGTTGCGGCGTGAGCTCGGCGATGTGCCGTGTCTTGCGCAATGGCTACGAGTTGTGGGGCTCAGCCCCGAGGCTATCGAG GCGGTATGTTCCCGCGTGGCGTCGTTGGAGACGCTGCGGGAGCGCTCCGACCACGAGATGCGCGCGCTGCTCGCCGGCGCCCGCGACGAGGAGGTGCTGCGCCTGTGCCGCGCCATGCAGCGCCTCAGGTCTTATATAG AGGCGCTGGGTCGCGGCGAGGGCGGCGCGGAGCTGCAGCTGTTCTGGGACTCGTGGGAGCGGCAGGCGCGGGCGTCGCCGCGGCCGCCGCGTGCGAGGCACGCCAACCACGACCACCACGGCACGCCGCATAATAAGAAAG GTGGCAAGTCTCCCCCCACCCCTGTGGCGAAGCGGAAACAGAACAGCAGTctgcccgcgcccgccgcgctcACCAAGTCACGCTCGCACGAGTCGCAGCTGTCCGTCAGACCTGATGCTTCAGACCTCAG CGACAACAGCCAATCCTCAGCCGTGGGAACAGGCGAGGTGACTCCCCCCGCCTCACCTCATGACACTGAATCCGACAACACGCCACAACATCGACCCCTAGCCTACTACAATAATAAC GTGGCGGTCGTGGCCCCGCGGTCGCCGCGGACGCCGACGGTGTCGCGCTGCATGGCGCATGACATCGCGCATCGCTTCACCAAGACCTTCAACATGATCGCGACCTGCGATTACTGTGATAAGCAGATGCTTTTCGGTTCGGGACTCAAGTGTAAGGAGTGCAAGTTTAAATGTCACAG GGATTGCGAGAGTAAAGTACCCCCCTCTTGTGGTCTACCGCCCGAGTTTGTGGATGCTTTCAAAGAAAAGTTCCATAAAGACG GCGGTTACTACGGCTACGTGTCGCCGACGCCGGGCCGCGGCTCGGGCTTCCTGTCGTCGCTCACGCACCGCCGCCGCccgcacgcgccgcccgcgccacACCATCAG GGCGGTCCCGACTCATCCTCCAACACGTCATCGTGCAACAGCTCGACGCCGTCATCCCCTGCGCTTGCGCCGCCGCTCACCCCCCACCATCCGCATCATCCCCACCACCCACCCACTACGAAGCAGCAGTTTCATTTCCCTG AAGTAAAGCCGGTGGTGTCGAGCCCCAACCACGTGGCGGTGCAGTCGCCCGCCCGGCACCACGACAAGGAAGATCTCACCGCTAGTGTTAAAAGTG GCGACAGTTCCCGCTGCGTGTCGCTGTCGGGCTCGGGCTCGACGGACAGCGGCGGCTGTCAGCGCGGCGACTCGCTCGACATGTCCAACAAGCACGGCGACTCGCGGTGGCCCAGGCAGAATAGT CTATCAATGAAAGAATGGGACATACCGTACGACGAGCTGAAGCTGTTCGAAGTGATCGGCACGGGCCGCTTCGGCACGGTGTACCGCGGCAGCTGGCACGGCGCCGTGGCCGTCAAGGTGCTGCACGTGCTCAGCGACGACTGCGTGCCGCTCGACACATTCAAGCACGAG GTGGCGACATTCCGCAAGACCCGCCACGAGAACCTCGTCCTGTTCATGGGCGCCTGCATGAAGCCGCCGCGGCTGGCGATAGTGACGTCACTGTGCAAGGGCATGACGCTGTACACGCACATCCACCTGCGCAAAGACAAGTTCACCGCCAACAAGAGCGTCATCGTTGCGCAACAGATATCTCAG GGTATGGGCTACCTCCACGCACGAGGCATCATTCACAAGGACCTGAAAACCAAGAACATCTTCTTAGAAAACGGCAAAGTGGTGATCACGGACTTCGGCCTCTTCAGTGTTACCAAACTTTGTTTTGGAAACAA TCTGCGCGGCGACAGCCTGGGCATCCCGGCGGGCTGGCTGTGCTACCTGGCGCCCGAGCTGTGTCGCGCGCTGACGCCGCATGCCAGCCTGCACCTGCCCTTCTCCAAGGCTACAGACGTCTACGCATTCGG TACGGTGTGGTACGAGCTGCTATGCGGTGAATACCCGTTCAAGAGCCAGCCGCCCGAGGCCGTCATCTGGCAGGTCGGCAAGGGCGTCAAACAGTCACTCGCTAATATGCAGGCCTCCAGAGATATTAAG GACATCCTAATGCTATGCTGGTCGTACCGCTCAGCAGAGCGGCCGGACTTCCCGCACCTGCTGTCCACGCTGCAGAAGCTCCCGCGCAAGCGCCTCGCGCGGTCACCCTCGCATCCCGTGCATCTGTCCCGGTCTGCTGACTCCGTCTTCTGA